Proteins from one Hemicordylus capensis ecotype Gifberg chromosome 7, rHemCap1.1.pri, whole genome shotgun sequence genomic window:
- the NT5C1A gene encoding cytosolic 5'-nucleotidase 1A, whose protein sequence is MEPAESGHPEGKGTPPKDPISKATNGGGKPKQEDWQDAKAFYDNLSPKKKPKSPKPQHAITIAVSSRALFRMEEEQKIYSEQGVEAYVKYQLDHENEPFLPGAAFPFVKALEAVNTQLRELYPESEELFDIVLMTNNHAQVGVRLINSINHYNLFIERFCMTGGNSPICYLKAYHTNLYLSSDCEKVSEAIEEGIAAATIFSPNRDVHVSENQLRVAFDGDAVLFSDESEQIVKAHGLDKFFEHEQTYENKPLAQGPLKGFLEALGKLQKKFYSKGLRLECPIRTYLVTARSAASSGARALKTLRSWGLETDEALFLAGAPKGPLLEKIRPHIFFDDQMFHVEGAKEMGTIAAHVPYGVAQKYRRSVQGKASQNSK, encoded by the exons ATGGAGCCAGCAGAATCTGGGCACCCGGAAGGGAAAGGAACCCCCCCCAAAGACCCCATCAGCAAAGCAACCAATGGCGGAGGGAAGCCAAAGCAAGAGGACTGGCAGGATGCCAAGGCATTTTATGACAACCTGTCTCCGAAAAAGAAACCCAAATCG CCAAAGCCTCAACACGCCATCACGATCGCAGTGTCGTCACGAGCCCTGttccggatggaggaggagcagaagattTACAGCGAGCAGGGCGTGGAGGCATACGTGAAGTACCAGCTGGACCATGAGAACGAGCCCTTCCTGCCAGGAGCGGCCTTCCCATTTGTCAAG GCCCTGGAAGCTGTCAACACTCAGCTGCGGGAGCTCTACCCAGAGAGCGAGGAGCTCTTCGACATCGTCCTCATGACTAACAACCATGCTCAAGTGGGTGTCCGCCTGATCAACAGCATCAACCATTACA ATCTGTTCATCGAGAGGTTTTGCATGACAGGTGGGAACAGCCCCATCTGCTACCTGAAGGCCTACCACACCAACCTGTACCTGTCGTCCGACTGTGAGAAAGTGAGTGAGGCCATAGAAGAGG gaattgctgctgccaccatcttcAGCCCCAACAGGGACGTGCACGTCTCCGAAAACCAGCTGCGTGTAGCCTTCGATGGGGACGCTGTGCTTTTCTCTGATGAGTCTGAGCAGATCGTGAAGGCTCATGGCCTTGACAAGTTCTTCGAGCACGAGCAGACCTATGAAAACAAGCCGCTGGCTCAG GGGCCACTGAAGGGCTTCTTGGAAGCTCTTGGGAAGCTGCAGAAGAAGTTCTACTCCAAGGGTTTGCGCCTGGAATGCCCCATCCGCACCTACCTGGTCACAGCCCGGAGTGCTGCCAGCTCGGGAGCGCGTGCTCTAAAGACTCTCCGGAGCTGGGGACTAGAAACAGACGAGGCCCTCTTCCTCGCTGGCGCCCCCAAGGGCCCCTTGCTGGAGAAGATCCGCCCCCACATCTTCTTTGACGACCAAATGTTCCACGTGGAGGGGGCAAAGGAGATGGGCACCATTGCAGCCCACGTGCCATATGGGGTGGCACAGAAATACAGGCGCTCGGTGCAAGGGAAAGCAAGTCAGAACAGCAAGTAG